In Devosia beringensis, a single window of DNA contains:
- a CDS encoding 3-oxoacid CoA-transferase subunit A — MDKTVADLPTALAGIKNGMVLMIGGFGGSGAPIELIHALIDIFKATGSPKNLTLINNNAGNGRIGIAAMIDAGMVAKMVCSFPRSADPRAFTEKYLAGQIDLELVPQGTLAERIRAGGAGIPAFYTPTSFGTDLAKGKPVAEFDGRSYVQERWLKADVALLKAELADRQGNLTFRKAARNFSPLMAAAATMTIVQAHQVVEPGDIDPEQVITPGLFVTRVVEVADAKQEEALMRDGVAY, encoded by the coding sequence ATGGACAAGACAGTGGCCGATCTGCCCACCGCTCTGGCGGGGATCAAGAATGGCATGGTGCTGATGATCGGCGGCTTTGGCGGCTCGGGCGCCCCCATCGAGCTGATCCATGCGCTCATCGATATATTCAAGGCGACCGGCAGCCCGAAGAACCTCACATTGATCAACAACAATGCCGGCAATGGCCGCATCGGCATTGCCGCCATGATCGATGCAGGCATGGTGGCCAAGATGGTCTGTTCGTTTCCGCGCTCGGCCGATCCGCGCGCCTTTACCGAGAAATACCTGGCCGGCCAGATAGATCTCGAACTGGTGCCGCAGGGCACGCTGGCCGAACGCATCCGCGCTGGCGGCGCCGGCATTCCGGCCTTTTATACCCCCACCAGCTTTGGCACCGATCTGGCCAAGGGCAAGCCGGTGGCCGAGTTCGACGGTCGAAGCTATGTGCAGGAGCGCTGGCTCAAGGCCGACGTGGCTTTGCTCAAGGCCGAGCTGGCCGACCGCCAGGGGAACCTGACCTTCCGCAAGGCGGCGCGCAATTTCTCTCCCCTGATGGCCGCCGCCGCCACAATGACCATTGTCCAGGCGCATCAGGTGGTCGAGCCCGGCGACATCGACCCCGAACAGGTCATCACCCCCGGCCTCTTCGTCACCCGCGTCGTCGAAGTAGCCGATGCCAAACAGGAAGAAGCCCTGATGCGCGATGGAGTGGCCTATTGA
- a CDS encoding 3-oxoacid CoA-transferase subunit B, producing MTDKLSNAQIAWRAAQDIEHDAYVNLGIGFPEMVARFQPPGREAIFHTENGILNFGEAPPEGEEDWDLINAGKKAVTLKPGAAFFHHADSFAMVRGGHLDVAILGAYEVAENGDLANWSTGPKGVPAVGGAMDLVHGAKRVAVITDHVTKDGKPKLVKRCSLPLTGVGCVTRVYTSLAVIDIEGGRFVLREKLPGMSVADLQVLTGAELVLPDQIGDLVAPEL from the coding sequence ATGACCGACAAGCTTTCCAACGCCCAGATCGCCTGGCGCGCCGCCCAGGACATCGAGCACGACGCCTATGTCAATCTGGGCATCGGTTTCCCCGAAATGGTGGCGCGCTTCCAGCCGCCCGGCCGCGAAGCCATTTTCCACACCGAAAACGGCATCCTCAATTTCGGCGAAGCGCCGCCCGAGGGCGAGGAGGACTGGGACCTGATCAATGCCGGCAAGAAGGCGGTGACGCTCAAGCCGGGCGCGGCCTTCTTCCACCATGCCGACAGCTTTGCCATGGTGCGCGGCGGCCATCTCGATGTGGCGATCCTGGGCGCCTATGAGGTGGCCGAGAATGGCGACCTGGCCAATTGGTCGACCGGGCCCAAGGGCGTGCCGGCGGTGGGCGGGGCCATGGACCTGGTGCATGGCGCCAAACGCGTCGCCGTCATCACCGATCACGTCACCAAGGACGGCAAGCCCAAGCTGGTCAAGCGCTGTAGCCTGCCGCTGACCGGCGTCGGCTGCGTCACCCGCGTCTATACCAGCCTGGCGGTCATCGATATTGAGGGCGGCCGCTTCGTGCTGCGCGAAAAGCTGCCCGGCATGAGCGTTGCGGACCTGCAGGTACTGACCGGGGCCGAACTGGTGTTGCCCGACCAGATTGGCGACCTTGTCGCTCCGGAGCTGTGA